One part of the Arabidopsis thaliana chromosome 1 sequence genome encodes these proteins:
- a CDS encoding uncharacterized protein (BEST Arabidopsis thaliana protein match is: hydroxyproline-rich glycoprotein family protein (TAIR:AT1G63540.1); Has 10212 Blast hits to 4024 proteins in 434 species: Archae - 1; Bacteria - 1259; Metazoa - 3608; Fungi - 2247; Plants - 291; Viruses - 90; Other Eukaryotes - 2716 (source: NCBI BLink).) yields MRVDFSEPEYRNCYHCRDSGILNTQESEPNNVIGSSITSVPVSSGPFQALGHASAAIGSTSTSSPVQSSSSFSFGSAPAATTSVGVSSTSTPTPISFLPFGYVPPPPPSSSLSGPAQNVPWSISAYSTAGRGVEWAWARPDVAVYPASSSSSSTSTVVFGTTPVSVSSLFGPSQDFPKTTFACCSSTPAPTRCECSFAKPFFGSSPASSSSNLFGPNPSTTTASVFGTSATSGSSLFGPAQHPLSYDSIGGSAFAGVKTSSPQPLGFNGATTLLPSSHEGQNISSFKPYVDKSHDELRWEYYKKEAKGGSFPAAHASPIGSKPNAVFSPSTVSTSLFASPSVPDHHQRTNFSTTLGNFTGPAFGFFPAAAGGATTFSSTGFGQPNAPFPGFDSQFPSAFSSFSTTYPAVSSSVQRPHETGAVSSPAFGCTACGATSSSSASDHFTFNGATTPPGLFFPTTSSGPMMFGTTLAAQGTTPALQTYPVQGFILLPFAAMSLQ; encoded by the exons atgagGGTTGATTTTTCTGAGCCAGAGTACAGGAACTGTTACCATTGTCGCGATTCAGGCATACTTAATACTCAAGAATCTGAACCGAACAATGTGATTGGCTCATCCATCACTTCAGTTCCGGTTAGTTCCGGACCATTTCAAGCTCTTGGACATGCTTCTGCTGCTATTGGTTCAACCTCAACATCATCTCCAGTTCAAAGTTCTTCATCATTCAGCTTTGGATCCGCTCCTGCTGCCACCACATCTGTTGGTGTGTCTAGTACTTCCACACCCACACCCATTAGCTTCCTCCCATTTGGTTACGTCCCACCACCTCCACCGAGTTCTTCACTGTCTGGGCCAGCGCAAAATGTGCCTTGGAGTATTAGTGCTTATTCTACTGCAGGGCGCGGTGTTGAATGGGCCTGGGCCAGACCCGATGTTGCTGTCTATCCAgcatcctcctcctcctcctctacTAGTACAGTAGTTTTTGGTACAACACCAGTGAGTGTTTCTTCACTGTTTGGGCCGTCCCAAGATTTCCCCAAGACTACTTTTGCTTGTTGTTCAAGCACCCCAGCACCTACAAGGTGTGAATGTTCTTTTGCTAAACCTTTTTTTGGTTCCTCGCCtgcatcttcctcttctaacCTTTTTGGACCAAACCCATCGACGACTACTGCATCAGTTTTTGGTACATCTGCAACGAGTGGTTCTTCACTTTTTGGGCCAGCGCAACATCCACTAAGTTACGACTCTATTGGTGGTTCAGCCTTTGCTGGTGTTAAAACATCATCTCCTCAACCTCTTGGTTTCAATGGAGCTACTACTCTCTTGCCGAGCTCGCATGAGGGACAAAACATATCTTCTTTCAAGCCTTATGTAGATAAAAGCCATGATGAATTAAGGTGGGAATATTACAAGAAAGAAGCTAAAG GTGGGTCGTTTCCTGCTGCTCATGCCTCTCCCATAGGCTCAAAGCCAAACGCTGTGTTTTCACCATCAACGGTATCGACATCATTATTTGCTTCTCCAAGCGTACCTGATCATCATCAGAGGACAAATTTTAGTACAACGCTAGGAAACTTTACTGGTCCTGCTTTTGGTTTCTTCCCTGCTGCTGCTGGTGGTGCTACAACATTTTCATCTACCGGTTTCGGTCAACCTAATGCGCCTTTCCCTGGTTTCGATTCCCAGTTTCCGAGCgctttttcatctttctcgACGACATATCCTGCCGTAAGCTCGAGTGTTCAGAGACCCCATGAAACAGGTGCTGTTTCTTCCCCAGCATTTGGATGCACAGCCTGTGGAGCAACAAGTAGCTCCTCTGCTTCTGATCACTTCACCTTTAATGGTGCCACAACTCCTCCCGGGTTGTTCTTTCCTACCACTAGTTCTGGTCCTATGATGTTTGGAACAACTCTTGCTGCTCAAGGCACAACTCCAGCACTTCAAACCTATCCTGTTCAAGGTTTCATTCTTCTCCCATTCGCCGCCATGAGTCTGCAGTAA
- a CDS encoding Defensin-like (DEFL) family protein (Defensin-like (DEFL) family protein; BEST Arabidopsis thaliana protein match is: Defensin-like (DEFL) family protein (TAIR:AT1G63522.1); Has 35333 Blast hits to 34131 proteins in 2444 species: Archae - 798; Bacteria - 22429; Metazoa - 974; Fungi - 991; Plants - 531; Viruses - 0; Other Eukaryotes - 9610 (source: NCBI BLink).) has protein sequence MCLVCIGVVMSARMQESKKGILLKPKTCNTNADCAKFCKGPIQNCLYHTCACVPGNPHCC, from the coding sequence atgTGTTTGGTGTGTATAGGTGTGGTGATGAGTGCAAGGATGCAAGAAAGCAAAAAGGGTATATTATTGAAGCCAAAGACATGCAATACCAATGCAGATTGTGCTAAGTTTTGCAAAGGTCCAATCCAGAACTGCCTATATCATACTTGTGCCTGCGTGCCGGGAAATCCTCATTGTTGCTAG
- a CDS encoding hydroxyproline-rich glycoprotein family protein (hydroxyproline-rich glycoprotein family protein; BEST Arabidopsis thaliana protein match is: unknown protein (TAIR:AT1G63530.1); Has 23394 Blast hits to 12215 proteins in 815 species: Archae - 17; Bacteria - 3216; Metazoa - 8302; Fungi - 5746; Plants - 1148; Viruses - 308; Other Eukaryotes - 4657 (source: NCBI BLink).): MKIDFSEPECSNCYQFTNPDLLNTPESEQSNVIGSSITSVPVNDGPVPPLELDSAAVVSTSTSSPVQALGHDSGATVSTSTSSPVQIFSSPFSFGSAHAAITPVSSGPAPSPTFGEPRILLATSGSGASATSTSSTSSPLHSSSPFSFGSAPAAITSVSSGPAQSPASSPRLWIDRFATSSSASATSSSSTSSPFHSSSLLGFAPAVTSVSSAPTPACGPTQAFGQPTQAFGLSMFGSTPRFEITGFPFQASASRNSPSPSFGPAHNCGKPAFGSPFGNNVAFARPDVGISPVASSSTSTEIFGATPASLFSPFGPMQAPVQASASSTSTFPPFGCVPPSPSSGSSLFNSAFGSLPAPSSSNFFGQSSSNLLGQNPSTTGVGYLPGSPLNSSFPGFGVGYLPGSSSNLFRSNPPNFGGGSIGAGPQHFGFNGDASVLPSTPFSLSPAFSSNTNTGSYPFASHEWSRPTEQGSMNPGYAPTHEGDNSSGWSFPTSKGNIYISISASKPYLHKSHEELRWEDYKQGDKGGPFPAAPASTIGSRPNAAFSPPTVSPPAHGCTACGATSSSSASRHFTFNGATSPPSAATTPPGLFFPSTGFAPMMFGTNLAVQGTSPALQAYPVQGYILLPFAAMTLQ, encoded by the exons atgaagattGATTTTTCTGAGCCAGAGTGCAGTAACTGTTACCAGTTTACCAATCCAGACCTACTTAATACTCCAGAATCCGAACAGAGCAATGTGATTGGCTCATCCATCACTTCAGTGCCGGTTAATGATGGACCAGTTCCACCTCTTGAACTTGATTCTGCTGCTGTTGTTTCAACTTCAACATCATCTCCAGTTCAAGCTCTTGGACATGATTCTGGTGCTACAGTTTCTACCTCAACATCATCTCCAGTTCAAATTTTTTCTTCACCATTCAGCTTCGGATCCGCTCATGCTGCCATCACACCCGTTAGTTCGGGACCAGCGCCATCTCCTACATTTGGTGAGCCTCGCATTCTCCTAGCTACTTCTGGTTCCGGTGCGTCTGCCACTTCCACATCCTCAACTTCATCTCCACTTCACAGTTCTTCACCATTCAGTTTCGGATCCGCTCCTGCTGCCATCACATCCGTTAGTTCTGGTCCAGCGCAATCTCCTGCCTCATCACCTAGATTATGGATCGATAGATTTGCTACATCATCTAGTGCATCTGCCACTTCCTCATCCTCAACTTCATCTCCATTTCACAGTTCTTCACTACTCGGATTCGCTCCTGCTGTTACATCAGTTAGTTCGGCACCAACCCCAGCTTGTGGTCCAACCCAAGCTTTTGGTCAACCAACACAAGCTTTCGGTCTAAGTATGTTCGGTTCAACACCTAGATTCGAGATAACTGGTTTTCCCTTCCAAGCTAGTGCATCAAGAAATTCCCCATCTCCTAGCTTTGGGCCAGCGCATAATTGTGGCAAGCCTGCTTTTGGTTCACCGTTTGGGAACAATGTTGCTTTTGCCAGACCTGATGTTGGTATCTCGCCAGTAGCTTCCTCCTCCACTAGTACTGAAATTTTTGGTGCAACTCCAGCGAGTTTGTTTTCACCTTTTGGGCCAATGCAAGCTCCTGTCCAAGCTAGTGCATCTAGCACTTCCACATTCCCCCCATTTGGTTGCGTCCCACCATCTCCGTCGAGTGGTTCTTCGCTGTTCAACTCTGCTTTTGGTTCCCTGCCAGCACCCTCTTCTTCCAACTTTTTCGGACAATCCTCTTCCAACCTTCTCGGACAAAACCCATCGACTACTGGTGTTGGTTACCTGCCTGGATCTCCATTGAACAGTTCTTTTCCCGGATTTGGTGTTGGTTACCTGCCTGGATCTTCCTCCAACCTATTTAGATCAAACCCACCAAATTTTGGTGGTGGTTCAATCGGTGCAGGTCCTCAACATTTCGGTTTCAATGGAGATGCTTCTGTGTTGCCGAGCACGCCTTTTTCACTGTCCCCTGCATTTAGCAGCAATACCAATACTGGATCCTATCCTTTTGCATCTCATGAATGGAGTCGCCCCACTGAACAAGGTAGTATGAATCCTGGTTATGCGCCAACACATGAAGGGGATAACTCATCTGGTTGGAGTTTCCCCACTAGCAAAGGCAACATTTATATTTCCATATCTGCTTCCAAACCTTATCTACACAAAAGCCATGAAGAACTAAGGTGGGAAGATTACAAGCAAGGAGACAAAG GTGGGCCGTTTCCTGCTGCTCCTGCTTCTACCATAGGCTCAAGGCCAAACGCTGCTTTTTCACCACCAACTGTTTCTCCCCCAGCACATGGATGCACTGCATGTGGAGCAACCAGTAGCTCATCTGCTTCCCGTCACTTCACCTTTAATGGTGCCACAAGTCCTCCATCAGCTGCTACAACTCCTCCCGGGTTGTTCTTTCCTAGCACTGGTTTTGCTCCTATGATGTTTGGTACAAATCTTGCTGTTCAAGGCACAAGTCCAGCACTTCAAGCCTATCCTGTTCAAGGTTACATTCTTCTCCCGTTCGCCGCCATGACTCTGCAgtaa